Proteins from one Nilaparvata lugens isolate BPH chromosome 10, ASM1435652v1, whole genome shotgun sequence genomic window:
- the LOC111052030 gene encoding CAP-Gly domain-containing linker protein 2 isoform X15, which translates to MPASRVVTDTQMESFYVRKTDSSIVLTEDTDSFIIGDRVWVGGTKPGRLAYIGETQFAPGDWAGIVLDDPIGKNDGSVAGVRYFQCESKKGVFSRLTRLTRKPLPGGDTTDGAPPPVTTTRPVTSPVAATPSRTSTAHATPATAHRMSTSQRGSISGSSGTPSAELKVGDRVIVMSSQGSKAGMLRYVGTTHFQVGQWCGVELDDPLGKNDGSVAGTRYFDCLPNFGLFAPLHKVSKSPAGGRKASAATPCVMHPAGSKKGAAHHGGSRESLNSMASTAASSVKSSASRVRLGVTSLGRTSTPLRTLRSSQNDASANDKGKSPLQELLREKQQHIEQLLKERDLERAEVTRAASQTEDAERKLADFKQEFLQAQDEAAARLQDVQLQLDDLQREKRHLLGQLEDERRRVEDAQFRYEEETIAKTELQATIEKYEKQIKELEQSDRLVAESLESESNKLFEAEEALAKLREDYDSLKSQNESANKSDQNLKQEFDEKIKQLQNEIKTKTDEQLKTNEVLKQLTETNQKNLEAFENERKVLKEEAAKYQSRMEELDKLVKTAEENKIVLENTVKKIEEEKRKEVEEREEKLKKMVEEFGKKEEEWKGKIDEIEKKSSEAVDKLRHESNSNKSEIEIGYQKEIEKLRSDFVVEKEKLLKERGSVEEDLNKIRLKLEEVVKEKGVIEEKYKLDETSLKNNVEKLEKELVDFKKQIEKNKEIYEDNVKKKEDEISKLLEEKNKAFKEYSTLNLTLEEKVESIEKYKKIETDLKINVDRLEESVKKLEKRMMDDKSVYEESLKKKENEVGMLKEEQMSANSEKGNLSENLKKLKEELEERNEVLKETKSSLEKLQQVASEKDKAMEDLKSQIESIKNQLTALKAEKEAGLSQIGSLELNIGDVTRQLKDSQQKCAQLTEQKQKLEDELLNVLDTSTNSNEQLTKVSTELRSRDAEIEKLREAAAEQLRSAQHSQQEMEQKLQQQVRATKDLETSLSQLKESAVKTEQQHVEKVEKQLKIHEEEKSRFEEEVKVLKDRLKENEEMCGKLKREQEEAKKEGEGKLTSMEEEYVGKLRRIEGERDELKTKMESLLVVESSLKKEVEEGKLKVERVESELKLKVGGLESEVGLLKDKLNEADEREKKLMDDSVGKSGVVEEFKVKLGDLEGKLVVLEKEKLETGSLLASKVSEVEKLLKELEGVRGEKLEGDRKLEDSEKMKKSLLEEVEKFKKEVGVKKEECGALEKKVKELEKQIEMDRDSVKLSVGEKDSKLREVMNECEKVKSDKKDLEEKLGKTGEELVLLKGSLEKQNEEKMKLEQELGAKKSELEGLGRNLEEQRVENVEVRKKFEESCGNLNELSKKVEELNVCLSEGKSVELRLKNEVAGLENEVKSLRAEKDDQEKKLLSSVADNSGKLGALVKENEKLKEELKTSLEKMKTEENLVEELRKSLDSAKGRVKDDGKRVEELEKEVGSKNEEVKKMEARLKASQKETEEKMKMEMKGMMGRFDKEREEDKKLRASLEKTVENLKTIMESKDKTISKLEGEVKGLKNTTVVVSGGGNNNNNNNNNVSKVVESEEMESLRNQVSFLNSIIVDLQNRNEEMKKTMANMETNGGLQSADQVSVERKLPAPRLYCDICEEFDAHDTDDCPRQANDPPSPPPHQPATTPKYPRGYERPYCDICEVFDHDTADCEEQDTY; encoded by the exons ATTCGAGCATAGTGCTGACTGAGGACACAGACAGCTTTATAATTGGTGACCGGGTGTGGGTGGGGGGAACCAAGCCGGGGAGACTCGCCTACATCGGGGAGACCCAGTTCGCTCCCGGCGACTGGGCTGGCATCGTACTCGATGATCCCATCG GGAAAAATGACGGTTCTGTGGCGGGCGTCCGCTACTTCCAGTGTGAAAGCAAGAAGGGCGTGTTCTCGCGTCTGACGCGGTTGACGCGGAAACCGCTGCCAGGGGGGGACACCACTGATGGGGCACCGCCACCGGTCACCACCACTCGACCTGTGACGTCACCAGTCGCCGCCACGCCATCGCGCACCTCTACTGCGCATGCTACACCCGCCACTGCGCATCGAATGTCCA CAAGCCAGCGTGGCAGCATCAGTGGTTCATCCGGCACCCCATCAGCTGAGCTGAAAGTGGGCGATCGAGTGATAGTTATGAGCTCGCAGGGATCAAAGGCGGGCATGCTGCGTTATGTGGGCACCACCCACTTCCAGGTGGGCCAATGGTGTGGCGTCGAACTGGATGACCCACTCGGCAAGAATGATGGATCGGTGGCCGGCACCAG GTACTTCGACTGCCTCCCCAACTTCGGTCTCTTCGCACCTCTTCACAAGGTGTCCAAGTCTCCAGCCGGGGGCCGCAAAGCGTCGGCTGCCACCCCATGCGTGATGCACCCGGCCGGCAGCAAGAAGGGGGCGGCACACCATGGCGGATCCAGGGAGTCACTCAACTCAATGGCCTCCACCGCTGCCTCCTCGGTCAAGAGCTCGGCCAGCCGGGTAAGGCTCGGGGTCACCTCCCTCGGACGCACCAGCACGCCCCTACGCACG CTTCGGAGTAGTCAGAATGACGCTTCAGCAAATGATAAGGGCAAATCTCCTCTTCAG gAGCTGCTAAGGGAGAAGCAGCAGCACATAGAACAGCTGTTGAAGGAGCGTGACCTTGAACGAGCAGAGGTCACGAGAGCGGCCAGCCAAACAGAGGATGCCGAGAGGAAGTTGGCTGACTTCAAGCAGGAATTCTTGCAA GCCCAGGACGAGGCAGCAGCCCGACTGCAGGATGTGCAGCTACAGCTGGACGACTTGCAGCGTGAGAAACGCCACCTGTTGGGTCAACTCGAAGATGAACGTCGTCGCGTCGAGGATGCTCAGTTTCGATATGAAGAGGAAACTATTGCCAAAACTGAACTGCAG GCCACAATCGAAAAATACGAGAAACAGATCAAAGAGCTGGAACAATCAGACAGACTTGTGGCCGAATCACTCGAATCTGAGTCCAACAAACTATTCGAAGCCGAGGAGGCATTGGCCAAACTCCGAGAAGACTACGACAGTCTCAAATCACAAAACGAAAGTGCAAACAAATCAGATCAAAACCTCAAACAAGAATTCGATGAAAAGATCAAACAACTGCAGAACGAgatcaaaacaaaaacagacgAACAACTGAAaacaaacgaggtattgaagcAACTCACCGAAACAAACCAGAAAAATCTGGAAGCTTTTGAGAATGAGAGGAAAGTGTTGAAAGAGGAGGCCGCAAAGTATCAGAGTAGAATGGAGGAGTTGGATAAACTGGTTAAAACTGCGGAGGAAAACAAAATTGTGTTGGAAAATACTGTAAAGAAGATCGAGGAGGAAAAGAGGAAGGAAGTggaggagagagaggagaaatTGAAGAAGATGGTGGAGGAGTTTggtaagaaggaggaggagtggaaggGGAAGATTGACGAAATTGAGAAGAAATCTTCAGAGGCTGTTGATAAACTCAGACATGAATCGAATTCGAATAAAAGTGAGATTGAAATTGGTTATCAAAAGGAAATTGAGAAGTTGAGGTCGGATTTTGTGGTGGAGAAAGAGAAGTTGTTGAAAGAAAGAGGAAGTGTTGAagaagatttgaataaaattaggtTGAAATTGGAAGAGGTTGTAAAAGAGAAGGGGGTCATTGAAGAGAAATATAAACTGGATGAAACTAGTTTGAAGAATAATGTTGAGAAGCTGGAGAAAGAGTTGGTTGATTTCAAGAaacagattgaaaaaaataaggaGATATACGAAGATAATgtgaagaaaaaggaggatgaGATCTCTAAATTGTTAGAGGAGAAGAATAAAGCATTCAAGGAGTATTCAACTCTAAATTTAACACTTGAAGAAAAGGTTGAATCTATAGAAAAGTACAAAAAGATTGAAAcagatttgaaaattaatgtgGATAGATTGGAGGAGAGTGTTAAGAAGTTGGAGAAACGGATGATGGATGATAAAAGTGTGTACGAAGAGAgtttgaagaagaaggagaatgaggtgGGGATGTTGAAGGAAGAGCAGATGAGTGCGAATAGTGAGAAGGGGAATTTGAGTGAGAATTTGAAGAAGTTGAAAGAGGAATTGGAGGAACGGAATGAGGTGTTGAAGGAGACGAAAAGTAGTCTTGAAAAGCTTCAACAAGTTGCCAGTGAGAAGGATAAGGCGATGGAGGATCTGAAATCACAGATTGAAA GCATCAAAAACCAACTAACAGCACTGAAAGCCGAAAAAGAGGCCGGACTGAGTCAAATAGGCAGCCTAGAACTGAACATCGGTGACGTCACACGCCAACTGAAGGACTCCCAGCAGAAATGCGCTCAACTCACGGAACAAAAACAGAAACTGGAGGATGAGCTCCTAAACGTGCTGGATACATCGACCAACTCCAACGAGCAGCTCACTAAAGTCAGCACGGAACTGCGCAGCCGAGACGCCGAGATTGAAAAACTGCGGGAGGCAGCCGCTGAACAGCTGAGATCTGCACAACACAGTCAGCAGGAAATGGAGCAGAAACTTCAGCAACAGGTTAGAGCCACAAAGGATTTGGAAACTAGTTTGAGTCAGCTGAAGGAATCAGCTGTTAAAACTGAGCAACAACACGTCGAGAAAGTTGAGAAACAGTTGAAGATACacgaggaggagaagagtaGATTTGAGGAAGAGGTGAAAGTGTTGAAGGATAGGTTGAAAGAGAATGAGGAGATGTGTGGGAAGTTGAAAAGGGAACAGGAGGAGGCAAAGAAAGAGGGGGAAGGAAAGTTGACAAGCATGGAGGAGGAGTATGTAGGGAAGTTGAGGAGGATAGAGGGAGAACGAGATGAGTTGAAAACGAAGATGGAGAGTTTGTTGGTTGTTGAAAGCAGTTTGAAGAAGGAGGTTGAGGAGGGGAAGTTGAAAGTGGAACGAGTTGAAAGTGAGTTGAAGTTGAAGGTCGGTGGGTTGGAGAGTGAGGTGGGCTTGTTGAAAGACAAGTTGAACGAGGCAGATGAACGTGAAAAGAAGTTGATGGATGACAGCGTGGGGAAGAGTGGGGTGGTTGAGGAGTTTAAGGTGAAACTGGGTGATTTGGAGGGGAAATTAGTGGTTTTGGAAAAGGAAAAGCTAGAAACTGGTAGTTTGTTAGCCAGTAAAGTTTCTGAAGTTGAAAAGTTGTTGAAAGAGTTGGAAGGTGTGCGGGGGGAGAAGTTGGAAGGAGATAGAAAACTGGAGGACagtgagaagatgaagaagagtctgttagaggaggtggagaagttTAAAAAGGAGGTGGGAGTGAAAAAGGAAGAGTGTGGGGCTTTGGAGAAGAAAGTGAAGGAGTTGGAGAAACAAATTGAGATGGATAGAGATAGTGTGAAGTTGAGTGTGGGGGAGAAAGACAGTAAACTGAGAGAAGTGATGAATGAATGTGAGAAGGTAAAGAGTGATAAGAAGGATCTTGAGGAGAAGTTGGGGAAGACTGGAGAGGAGTTAGTTTTGTTGAAGGGGAGTTTGGAGAAGCAGAATGAGGAGAAGATGAAATTGGAACAAGAGTTGGGAGCTAAAAAATCGGAACTTGAGGGATTGGGGAGGAATTTGGAGGAGCAGAGAGTTGAGAATGTTGAGGTGAGGAAGAAATTTGAGGAAAGTTGTGGTAATTTGAATGAGTTGAGTAAAAAAGTTGAGGAGTTGAACGTGTGTTTGAGTGAGGGGAAATCGGTTGAATTGAGGTTGAAAAATGAGGTGGCCGGGTTGGAAAATGAGGTGAAATCTCTGAGGGCTGAAAAGGATGATCAGGAAAAGAAGTTACTTTCCTCAGTTGCGGATAATAGTGGTAAACTGGGTGCACTAGTGAAGGAGAACGAGAAACTGAAGGAAGAGTTGAAAACTAGTTTGGAAAAGATGAAAACCGAGGAAAATCTTGTGGAGGAGTTGAGGAAAAGTTTGGATAGTGCGAAAGGCAGGGTGAAAGATGACGGAAAACGTGTGGAAGAGTTGGAGAAAGAGGTGGGTAGTAAGaatgaggaggtgaagaagatgGAGGCTAGGTTGAAAGCTAGTCAAAAGGAAActgaggagaagatgaagatggagaTGAAAGGTATGATGGGAAGGTTTGATAAAGAACGGGAGGAAGATAAGAAGCTACGTGCGTCGTTAGAGAAAACTGTTGAGAACTTGAAAACAATTATGGAAAGTAAGGATAAAACTATTAGTAAGTTAGAGGGGGAAGTGAAAGGGTTGAAAAATACTACCGTAGTGGTTAGTGGGGGTGGaaataacaataacaacaacaataataacgTGTCAAAAGTAGTGGAAAGTGAAGAGATGGAGTCTCTAAGGAACCAGGTGAGTTTCTTGAATTCAATTATCGTAGATCTACAAAATAGGAACGAGGAAATGAAGAAAACAATGGCTAATATGGAAACGAATGGTGGTTTGCAGTCAGCTGATCAGGTCTCCGTTGAAAGGAAGTTGCCAGCGCCGCGGTTGTATTGTGACATTTGTGAAGAGTTTGACGCGCATGATACAGATGATTGTCCGAGGCAAGCTAACGATCCCCCCTCTCCACCGCCT
- the LOC111052030 gene encoding CAP-Gly domain-containing linker protein 2 isoform X8 translates to MSGPPPSSLPTSGNASLSASCESLVSTTSISSTASRPSGLRQPSKIGRPCQGHAAKPPVPQSPKANSSIVLTEDTDSFIIGDRVWVGGTKPGRLAYIGETQFAPGDWAGIVLDDPIGKNDGSVAGVRYFQCESKKGVFSRLTRLTRKPLPGGDTTDGAPPPVTTTRPVTSPVAATPSRTSTAHATPATAHRMSTSQRGSISGSSGTPSAELKVGDRVIVMSSQGSKAGMLRYVGTTHFQVGQWCGVELDDPLGKNDGSVAGTRYFDCLPNFGLFAPLHKVSKSPAGGRKASAATPCVMHPAGSKKGAAHHGGSRESLNSMASTAASSVKSSASRVRLGVTSLGRTSTPLRTLRSSQNDASANDKGKSPLQELLREKQQHIEQLLKERDLERAEVTRAASQTEDAERKLADFKQEFLQAQDEAAARLQDVQLQLDDLQREKRHLLGQLEDERRRVEDAQFRYEEETIAKTELQATIEKYEKQIKELEQSDRLVAESLESESNKLFEAEEALAKLREDYDSLKSQNESANKSDQNLKQEFDEKIKQLQNEIKTKTDEQLKTNEVLKQLTETNQKNLEAFENERKVLKEEAAKYQSRMEELDKLVKTAEENKIVLENTVKKIEEEKRKEVEEREEKLKKMVEEFGKKEEEWKGKIDEIEKKSSEAVDKLRHESNSNKSEIEIGYQKEIEKLRSDFVVEKEKLLKERGSVEEDLNKIRLKLEEVVKEKGVIEEKYKLDETSLKNNVEKLEKELVDFKKQIEKNKEIYEDNVKKKEDEISKLLEEKNKAFKEYSTLNLTLEEKVESIEKYKKIETDLKINVDRLEESVKKLEKRMMDDKSVYEESLKKKENEVGMLKEEQMSANSEKGNLSENLKKLKEELEERNEVLKETKSSLEKLQQVASEKDKAMEDLKSQIESIKNQLTALKAEKEAGLSQIGSLELNIGDVTRQLKDSQQKCAQLTEQKQKLEDELLNVLDTSTNSNEQLTKVSTELRSRDAEIEKLREAAAEQLRSAQHSQQEMEQKLQQQVRATKDLETSLSQLKESAVKTEQQHVEKVEKQLKIHEEEKSRFEEEVKVLKDRLKENEEMCGKLKREQEEAKKEGEGKLTSMEEEYVGKLRRIEGERDELKTKMESLLVVESSLKKEVEEGKLKVERVESELKLKVGGLESEVGLLKDKLNEADEREKKLMDDSVGKSGVVEEFKVKLGDLEGKLVVLEKEKLETGSLLASKVSEVEKLLKELEGVRGEKLEGDRKLEDSEKMKKSLLEEVEKFKKEVGVKKEECGALEKKVKELEKQIEMDRDSVKLSVGEKDSKLREVMNECEKVKSDKKDLEEKLGKTGEELVLLKGSLEKQNEEKMKLEQELGAKKSELEGLGRNLEEQRVENVEVRKKFEESCGNLNELSKKVEELNVCLSEGKSVELRLKNEVAGLENEVKSLRAEKDDQEKKLLSSVADNSGKLGALVKENEKLKEELKTSLEKMKTEENLVEELRKSLDSAKGRVKDDGKRVEELEKEVGSKNEEVKKMEARLKASQKETEEKMKMEMKGMMGRFDKEREEDKKLRASLEKTVENLKTIMESKDKTISKLEGEVKGLKNTTVVVSGGGNNNNNNNNNVSKVVESEEMESLRNQVSFLNSIIVDLQNRNEEMKKTMANMETNGGLQSADQVSVERKLPAPRLYCDICEEFDAHDTDDCPRQANDPPSPPPHQPATTPKYPRGYERPYCDICEVFDHDTADCEEQDTY, encoded by the exons ATTCGAGCATAGTGCTGACTGAGGACACAGACAGCTTTATAATTGGTGACCGGGTGTGGGTGGGGGGAACCAAGCCGGGGAGACTCGCCTACATCGGGGAGACCCAGTTCGCTCCCGGCGACTGGGCTGGCATCGTACTCGATGATCCCATCG GGAAAAATGACGGTTCTGTGGCGGGCGTCCGCTACTTCCAGTGTGAAAGCAAGAAGGGCGTGTTCTCGCGTCTGACGCGGTTGACGCGGAAACCGCTGCCAGGGGGGGACACCACTGATGGGGCACCGCCACCGGTCACCACCACTCGACCTGTGACGTCACCAGTCGCCGCCACGCCATCGCGCACCTCTACTGCGCATGCTACACCCGCCACTGCGCATCGAATGTCCA CAAGCCAGCGTGGCAGCATCAGTGGTTCATCCGGCACCCCATCAGCTGAGCTGAAAGTGGGCGATCGAGTGATAGTTATGAGCTCGCAGGGATCAAAGGCGGGCATGCTGCGTTATGTGGGCACCACCCACTTCCAGGTGGGCCAATGGTGTGGCGTCGAACTGGATGACCCACTCGGCAAGAATGATGGATCGGTGGCCGGCACCAG GTACTTCGACTGCCTCCCCAACTTCGGTCTCTTCGCACCTCTTCACAAGGTGTCCAAGTCTCCAGCCGGGGGCCGCAAAGCGTCGGCTGCCACCCCATGCGTGATGCACCCGGCCGGCAGCAAGAAGGGGGCGGCACACCATGGCGGATCCAGGGAGTCACTCAACTCAATGGCCTCCACCGCTGCCTCCTCGGTCAAGAGCTCGGCCAGCCGGGTAAGGCTCGGGGTCACCTCCCTCGGACGCACCAGCACGCCCCTACGCACG CTTCGGAGTAGTCAGAATGACGCTTCAGCAAATGATAAGGGCAAATCTCCTCTTCAG gAGCTGCTAAGGGAGAAGCAGCAGCACATAGAACAGCTGTTGAAGGAGCGTGACCTTGAACGAGCAGAGGTCACGAGAGCGGCCAGCCAAACAGAGGATGCCGAGAGGAAGTTGGCTGACTTCAAGCAGGAATTCTTGCAA GCCCAGGACGAGGCAGCAGCCCGACTGCAGGATGTGCAGCTACAGCTGGACGACTTGCAGCGTGAGAAACGCCACCTGTTGGGTCAACTCGAAGATGAACGTCGTCGCGTCGAGGATGCTCAGTTTCGATATGAAGAGGAAACTATTGCCAAAACTGAACTGCAG GCCACAATCGAAAAATACGAGAAACAGATCAAAGAGCTGGAACAATCAGACAGACTTGTGGCCGAATCACTCGAATCTGAGTCCAACAAACTATTCGAAGCCGAGGAGGCATTGGCCAAACTCCGAGAAGACTACGACAGTCTCAAATCACAAAACGAAAGTGCAAACAAATCAGATCAAAACCTCAAACAAGAATTCGATGAAAAGATCAAACAACTGCAGAACGAgatcaaaacaaaaacagacgAACAACTGAAaacaaacgaggtattgaagcAACTCACCGAAACAAACCAGAAAAATCTGGAAGCTTTTGAGAATGAGAGGAAAGTGTTGAAAGAGGAGGCCGCAAAGTATCAGAGTAGAATGGAGGAGTTGGATAAACTGGTTAAAACTGCGGAGGAAAACAAAATTGTGTTGGAAAATACTGTAAAGAAGATCGAGGAGGAAAAGAGGAAGGAAGTggaggagagagaggagaaatTGAAGAAGATGGTGGAGGAGTTTggtaagaaggaggaggagtggaaggGGAAGATTGACGAAATTGAGAAGAAATCTTCAGAGGCTGTTGATAAACTCAGACATGAATCGAATTCGAATAAAAGTGAGATTGAAATTGGTTATCAAAAGGAAATTGAGAAGTTGAGGTCGGATTTTGTGGTGGAGAAAGAGAAGTTGTTGAAAGAAAGAGGAAGTGTTGAagaagatttgaataaaattaggtTGAAATTGGAAGAGGTTGTAAAAGAGAAGGGGGTCATTGAAGAGAAATATAAACTGGATGAAACTAGTTTGAAGAATAATGTTGAGAAGCTGGAGAAAGAGTTGGTTGATTTCAAGAaacagattgaaaaaaataaggaGATATACGAAGATAATgtgaagaaaaaggaggatgaGATCTCTAAATTGTTAGAGGAGAAGAATAAAGCATTCAAGGAGTATTCAACTCTAAATTTAACACTTGAAGAAAAGGTTGAATCTATAGAAAAGTACAAAAAGATTGAAAcagatttgaaaattaatgtgGATAGATTGGAGGAGAGTGTTAAGAAGTTGGAGAAACGGATGATGGATGATAAAAGTGTGTACGAAGAGAgtttgaagaagaaggagaatgaggtgGGGATGTTGAAGGAAGAGCAGATGAGTGCGAATAGTGAGAAGGGGAATTTGAGTGAGAATTTGAAGAAGTTGAAAGAGGAATTGGAGGAACGGAATGAGGTGTTGAAGGAGACGAAAAGTAGTCTTGAAAAGCTTCAACAAGTTGCCAGTGAGAAGGATAAGGCGATGGAGGATCTGAAATCACAGATTGAAA GCATCAAAAACCAACTAACAGCACTGAAAGCCGAAAAAGAGGCCGGACTGAGTCAAATAGGCAGCCTAGAACTGAACATCGGTGACGTCACACGCCAACTGAAGGACTCCCAGCAGAAATGCGCTCAACTCACGGAACAAAAACAGAAACTGGAGGATGAGCTCCTAAACGTGCTGGATACATCGACCAACTCCAACGAGCAGCTCACTAAAGTCAGCACGGAACTGCGCAGCCGAGACGCCGAGATTGAAAAACTGCGGGAGGCAGCCGCTGAACAGCTGAGATCTGCACAACACAGTCAGCAGGAAATGGAGCAGAAACTTCAGCAACAGGTTAGAGCCACAAAGGATTTGGAAACTAGTTTGAGTCAGCTGAAGGAATCAGCTGTTAAAACTGAGCAACAACACGTCGAGAAAGTTGAGAAACAGTTGAAGATACacgaggaggagaagagtaGATTTGAGGAAGAGGTGAAAGTGTTGAAGGATAGGTTGAAAGAGAATGAGGAGATGTGTGGGAAGTTGAAAAGGGAACAGGAGGAGGCAAAGAAAGAGGGGGAAGGAAAGTTGACAAGCATGGAGGAGGAGTATGTAGGGAAGTTGAGGAGGATAGAGGGAGAACGAGATGAGTTGAAAACGAAGATGGAGAGTTTGTTGGTTGTTGAAAGCAGTTTGAAGAAGGAGGTTGAGGAGGGGAAGTTGAAAGTGGAACGAGTTGAAAGTGAGTTGAAGTTGAAGGTCGGTGGGTTGGAGAGTGAGGTGGGCTTGTTGAAAGACAAGTTGAACGAGGCAGATGAACGTGAAAAGAAGTTGATGGATGACAGCGTGGGGAAGAGTGGGGTGGTTGAGGAGTTTAAGGTGAAACTGGGTGATTTGGAGGGGAAATTAGTGGTTTTGGAAAAGGAAAAGCTAGAAACTGGTAGTTTGTTAGCCAGTAAAGTTTCTGAAGTTGAAAAGTTGTTGAAAGAGTTGGAAGGTGTGCGGGGGGAGAAGTTGGAAGGAGATAGAAAACTGGAGGACagtgagaagatgaagaagagtctgttagaggaggtggagaagttTAAAAAGGAGGTGGGAGTGAAAAAGGAAGAGTGTGGGGCTTTGGAGAAGAAAGTGAAGGAGTTGGAGAAACAAATTGAGATGGATAGAGATAGTGTGAAGTTGAGTGTGGGGGAGAAAGACAGTAAACTGAGAGAAGTGATGAATGAATGTGAGAAGGTAAAGAGTGATAAGAAGGATCTTGAGGAGAAGTTGGGGAAGACTGGAGAGGAGTTAGTTTTGTTGAAGGGGAGTTTGGAGAAGCAGAATGAGGAGAAGATGAAATTGGAACAAGAGTTGGGAGCTAAAAAATCGGAACTTGAGGGATTGGGGAGGAATTTGGAGGAGCAGAGAGTTGAGAATGTTGAGGTGAGGAAGAAATTTGAGGAAAGTTGTGGTAATTTGAATGAGTTGAGTAAAAAAGTTGAGGAGTTGAACGTGTGTTTGAGTGAGGGGAAATCGGTTGAATTGAGGTTGAAAAATGAGGTGGCCGGGTTGGAAAATGAGGTGAAATCTCTGAGGGCTGAAAAGGATGATCAGGAAAAGAAGTTACTTTCCTCAGTTGCGGATAATAGTGGTAAACTGGGTGCACTAGTGAAGGAGAACGAGAAACTGAAGGAAGAGTTGAAAACTAGTTTGGAAAAGATGAAAACCGAGGAAAATCTTGTGGAGGAGTTGAGGAAAAGTTTGGATAGTGCGAAAGGCAGGGTGAAAGATGACGGAAAACGTGTGGAAGAGTTGGAGAAAGAGGTGGGTAGTAAGaatgaggaggtgaagaagatgGAGGCTAGGTTGAAAGCTAGTCAAAAGGAAActgaggagaagatgaagatggagaTGAAAGGTATGATGGGAAGGTTTGATAAAGAACGGGAGGAAGATAAGAAGCTACGTGCGTCGTTAGAGAAAACTGTTGAGAACTTGAAAACAATTATGGAAAGTAAGGATAAAACTATTAGTAAGTTAGAGGGGGAAGTGAAAGGGTTGAAAAATACTACCGTAGTGGTTAGTGGGGGTGGaaataacaataacaacaacaataataacgTGTCAAAAGTAGTGGAAAGTGAAGAGATGGAGTCTCTAAGGAACCAGGTGAGTTTCTTGAATTCAATTATCGTAGATCTACAAAATAGGAACGAGGAAATGAAGAAAACAATGGCTAATATGGAAACGAATGGTGGTTTGCAGTCAGCTGATCAGGTCTCCGTTGAAAGGAAGTTGCCAGCGCCGCGGTTGTATTGTGACATTTGTGAAGAGTTTGACGCGCATGATACAGATGATTGTCCGAGGCAAGCTAACGATCCCCCCTCTCCACCGCCT